In Aedes albopictus strain Foshan chromosome 3, AalbF5, whole genome shotgun sequence, the following are encoded in one genomic region:
- the LOC109623295 gene encoding uncharacterized protein LOC109623295, with amino-acid sequence MTSNFTCRVCGNVPLVVPNDPRPFAEVAAVYYKITDIQPTDETSQPKFVCQFCYGKILEIDWFRKTCIAFYNRTNTMYPYGPVHEQHNRPSFEMFPNDQRSNYSASTMHHLGHVMDYPNHPPTNTEMAAPNLTNSVLGAENSDFAQNPIKVSGASHSNNRPEKPKFIPSSDLSSIHTRLDKLGAKLDDHSAILQRIELFMLGFSYAKPAAEPQQAASSKGICDMRQRGIEREDMRQRSMENFDEFEQMPQIVTKEQLTELDTKLANPAYEAKFFRYIQSVYKLTGKREGFPFFKTVIRKLIAPTVLVCFSWKGNSRTKKGDQIAVVNDQNYSFKNMFPNIVRFIYRVVSAADFEYTSEDNEKAFSDYLRQKTTEIRRFLQSSGIQRACSRKRRRKVQQPTATTDGGGGNVEQDQGQDQEIYGVNDTTDGDFSYDEETFSDNGVDIKQEAGGSSEVSGVS; translated from the exons ATGACTAGCAATTTCACCTGTCGAGTTTGTGGCAATGTTCCACTGGTGGTGCCGAATGATCCGAGACCGTTTGCTGAGGTGGCCGCTGTGTACTACAAAATCACGGATATTCAG CCAACTGATGAAACATCGCAACCCAAGTTCGTTTGTCAATTTTGTTATGGAAAGATACTAGAAATAGACTGGTTCCGAAAGACCTGCATCGCTTTCTACAACCGAACG AATACCATGTATCCCTATGGACCAGTTCATGAACAACACAATCGACCATCCTTTGAGATGTTCCCAAATGATCAAAG GAGCAATTACTCAGCAAGCACGATGCACCATCTAGGTCACGTGATGGATTATCCAAATCATCCGCCAACTAATACTGAAATGGCTGCACCAAACTTGACAAACTCAGTTTTAGGTGCTGAAAACTCGGATTTCGCTCAG AATCCGATCAAAGTCAGCGGTGCATCTCATTCCAACAATCGTCCTGAAAAGCCAAAATTTATTCCCAGTTCCGATTTGAGCTCCATTCACACTCGGTTGGATAAACTTGGTGCCAAATTGGACGACCACAGTGCAATACTTCAGCGGATTGAATTGTTCATGCTAGGCTTTTCCTATGCTAAACCGGCGGCAGAACCGCAACAGGCCGCCAGCAGCAAGGGGATATGCGATATGCGGCAACGTGGCATTGAGCGGGAAGATATGCGACAACGTAGTATGGAAAATTTCGATGAATTCGAACAAATGCCTCAAATTGTAACCAAGGAACAGCTGACTGAGTTGGACACCAAACTGGCGAACCCCGCCTATGAGGCTAAGTTCTTCCGATACATTCAATCGGTTTATAAGCTCACAGGAAAAAGAGAGGGTTTCCCGTTCTTCAAGACCGTTATCAGGAAATTGATTGCTCCGACCGTGTTGGTTTGCTTCTCCTGGAAGGGGAACAGTCGAACGAAGAAAGGGGATCAAATCGCGGTTGTGAACGATCAAAACTACAGTTTCAAGAATATGTTCCCGAACATCGTGCGGTTCATCTACCGGGTGGTCAGTGCTGCCGATTTCGAGTACACCAGTGAGGACAACGAGAAGGCCTTCAGCGATTACCTGAGGCAGAAGACTACGGAGATCAGACGGTTTCTGCAATCGAGTGGAATTCAACGTGCCTGTAGTCGGAAGCGTAGAAGGAAGGTGCAGCAACCCACAGCGACCACCGATGGTGGGGGTGGTAACGTCGAACAGGACCAGGGTCAGGATCAGGAAATCTATGGCGTGAACGATACAACTGACGGTGACTTCAGCTACGACGAGGAAACTTTTTCGGACAACGGCGTGGATATAAAGCAAGAAGCAGGTGGATCAAGTGAagtcagtggcgtctcgtaa